Proteins from a genomic interval of Diaphorobacter sp. HDW4A:
- a CDS encoding ABC transporter permease, translating into MLFNTIWLALRSIRRNLLRSFLTVLGIVIGVSAVITMVTLGNGATRAVQDQISGLGTNLLQVRPGQRMGPGSATAPSFKDTDADIIGQQIGGILAVAPEARSAATLVAGGRNWSSSVIGSTNAWLITGNWSLVQGREFTADEMKAGSAVCVIGETVRRELFGKDDVLGERLRVKAFSCEVVGVLGSKGQGAFGNDQDDMVLIPLKTMQRRLTGNTRVNTLLISMQDESDPERVKASLNSLLREQRKLAKGDENNFNILDTKQLADTLSGTTKVLTMLLGAVAAVSLLVGGIGIMNIMLVSVTERTREIGLRLAIGALERDVLLQFLIEAVVLAAIGGLIGIVLATLASLGLSQLMQVPYLFSPGVNLLSFVFSAAIGVVFGYFPARRAARLDPIDALRHE; encoded by the coding sequence CTGGCTGGCGCTGCGCTCCATCCGCCGCAATCTGCTGCGCTCGTTCCTCACGGTGCTCGGCATCGTGATTGGGGTGAGCGCGGTGATCACCATGGTCACGCTCGGCAACGGCGCGACGCGCGCGGTGCAGGATCAGATTTCGGGCCTCGGCACCAATTTGCTGCAGGTGCGCCCCGGCCAGCGCATGGGGCCGGGTTCGGCCACCGCGCCCTCGTTCAAGGACACGGATGCCGACATCATCGGGCAACAGATCGGTGGCATTCTGGCGGTAGCGCCCGAGGCACGCTCTGCCGCCACGCTGGTCGCTGGCGGCCGCAACTGGTCGAGCAGCGTGATTGGCAGCACCAATGCCTGGCTCATCACCGGCAACTGGTCGCTGGTGCAGGGCAGGGAGTTCACCGCCGATGAAATGAAGGCCGGTTCGGCGGTCTGCGTCATTGGCGAGACGGTGCGCCGCGAGCTCTTCGGCAAGGATGACGTGCTTGGTGAACGCCTGCGCGTGAAGGCGTTTTCGTGCGAAGTGGTCGGCGTGCTCGGCTCCAAGGGGCAGGGCGCTTTCGGCAACGACCAGGACGACATGGTGCTGATTCCGCTGAAGACCATGCAGCGCCGCCTGACCGGCAACACACGGGTGAATACGCTGCTGATTTCGATGCAGGACGAGAGCGATCCCGAGCGCGTGAAAGCGAGCCTCAACAGCCTGCTGCGCGAGCAGCGCAAACTCGCCAAAGGCGACGAGAACAACTTCAACATTCTCGACACCAAGCAGCTCGCTGACACGCTCTCGGGCACCACCAAGGTGCTGACCATGCTGCTGGGCGCAGTCGCGGCAGTGAGCCTGCTGGTGGGCGGCATCGGCATCATGAACATCATGCTGGTGAGCGTGACCGAGCGCACGCGCGAGATCGGTTTGCGACTGGCGATTGGTGCGCTTGAACGCGACGTACTGCTGCAGTTCCTTATCGAGGCCGTGGTGCTCGCGGCCATTGGCGGCCTGATCGGCATTGTCCTTGCGACGCTGGCATCGCTCGGTCTCTCGCAGCTCATGCAGGTGCCCTACCTGTTCAGCCCGGGGGTGAACCTGCTGAGCTTCGTGTTCTCTGCGGCGATTGGTGTGGTGTTCGGCTACTTTCCTGCGCGACGTGCGGCGCGGCTTGATCCGATTGACGCGCTGCGCCACGAATGA